Genomic segment of Paucidesulfovibrio longus DSM 6739:
GGCAGGCGGCAGAGGTCGAAGCCGAGGTCGAGATAGAGCAGCCCGGCCGTGTCCAGGTCGTGCAGCAGGGTGCGCGACTCGTCCCGTTCGTAGGACTCGATGGGAATGATCTGGTTGCGCCGGGGCAGGTCGTTCAGGGAGAGGCGCGGAATGGCGGCCAGGGCCTCGGGGCTGTCGGGCTTGCTCTGCTCCTCGCGCAGCTGTTCCGCAATCTCGCGCAGGCGGGCCTGCTCGCCCTCGGTCATGCTGGCGCGCACGGTTTCCAGGCGTTCCTTTTCCCGCTTGCGGACCTTGTCCGAAAGTTCCGGGTCCGGCAGGAGCTTGAGCGTGGCCCGGTGCGGATTGTCGATGAGATGGGCGCGGATCAGGTTTTCGAACACGGGCTCGCCCGAGGCGATGCGCTCCTTGAGCCGCAGGAGCGGTGCTTCGAAGGCGATCAGGTCCACGGGGTCGCCGTCGTAGAGCCAGGTGGAGAGCGCCCGGAACATGGCCGACAGCCCGCGCGGGTAGTTGCCGGTATTGTTCTCGCGCAGGGCGAATTCCTCGCTGTTCATGGCCGCTTCCACGTCGTGGGGGTGCGCGCCCTGCTCCACGATGTCGGTCAGCGTCCGCAGGATCAGCGGCTCGACCTTGTCCGCGTCTTCGGGGTCCACGCCTTTGAGTCCCACGGAAAAGTACATCTGGCGGATGTCCGCCTCCAGGCCCACCCCGGCCATGTCCTCGCCCAGCTCCGAGTCGAGCAGCGCCTTGCGCAGCGGCGAGGAGGAAAGCCCGACGAGCACATGCTCCAGGGCGTGCAGCGCCAGGTTCAGCTCCGGGTCGCGGGTTTCGGGCAGGCAGAAGTTGACCGTGACCATGGCCTTGCCGTCGCCGCCGGGATACGGCTTGACCAGGGTGCGCGGGGCCTCGAAGGCCGGTTGCAGCCGGACCATGGTTCCGGGCTGCGTGCGCTCGAACTTGTCGAAATATTCGTCCAGAACGGCCAGCCGCTTTTCCGGATCGTCGTCGCCCCAGAAAAAGGCGAAGGCGTTGGAGGGATGGTAGTGGGCCTTGTGGAAGGCCATGAAGCGCTCGAAGCTGAGTTCCGGGATGACCTCCGGATTGCCGCCCGAATCCAGGCCGTAGGCCGTGTCCGGGTGGAGCGCGTTCTGGGACTGCTCGTGCAGGATGTTGTCCGGGGAGGAATACGCGCCCTTCATCTCGTTGAAGACCACGCCCTTGTAGGTCAGGGGCATTCCCGGACCTTCCTGCTCGTAGTGCCAGCCTTCCTGGCGCAGGGTGTTCCGCGTCAGCCTGGGGAAGAAGACCGCGTCCAGGTAGACGTCCACGAGGTTGTAGAAATCCTGGAGATTGGCGCTGGCCACGGGATAGCAGGTCTTGTCCGGAAAGGTCAGGGCGTTCAGGAAGGTCTGGAGCGAGCCTTTGAGCAGCTCCACGAAAGGCTCCCGGACCGGATACTTGCGCGAGCCGCAGAGCACGGAGTGCTCCAGGATGTGGGGCAGGCCCGTGGAGTCCGCCGGGGTGGTCCGAAAGCTGATCCCGAAGACCTTGTTTTCGTCCGAGTTGACCACGGAGAGCACGCGCCCCCCGGTCCGGTCGTGTTCGTAGAGCAGCGCCCTGGAAGACATTTCCGGAATTTCCCGGTCCGCTACAAGGGTGAATCCGTGCTTTTTGGCCATTATCTCATCCCGCAGGTTATTGATTCCCGATTTCCAAGAATAGCAAAGCCGGCGACTTGACGCCACCAGCAACGCGTCCTACCTCTGTATAATCAGCTGCGCCCGCTTTGTTAAGAGCGCATATCGCATAAATTGAAGGAGATAGAAATATGAACTGCGAACACGACCACTTCGAGGATCTGCTCGAATGCGCCCGCGTGGGCTCCCAGGTCAAAGATTTCACCGTCGAGGTCTTTGATCCCGTGGAGGGCGCGTTCGGCGAGGTGACGCTTTCCGATATCCAGAGCCGGGGAAAGTGGACCGTCCTGGTCTTCTACCCGGCGGACTTCACCTTTGTCTGCCCCACCGAGCTTGCGGACCTGGCCGAAAAGCACGAGGCTCTGGAGAAGCTCGGCGCCGAGGTGCTCTCCGTGTCCACGGACACCAAGTTCGTGCACATGGCCTGGAAGACGAGCGAGCGCCTGCTTGAAAAGGTGCGCTTCAAGATGGCCTCGGACCCGGCGGGAGAGCTTTCCCGCTACTTCGACGTCTGGGATCCGGACTCCGGCCTGGCCCTGCGCGGCACCTTCCTCATCGACCCCGACGGATTGCTCGTCTCCTCCGAGGTCAACTTCTACAACGTGGGCCGCAACGCCGACGAGCTGCTGCGCAAGCTCGCGGCCAACGTGCACGTGCGCGAGCACCCCGAGCAGGCCTGCCCTGCCCGCTGGACTCCCGGCCAGAAGACCCTGCTGCCCGGCGAGGAACTCGTGGGCAAGGTCTATGAATCGTTGAACGACTAACTGCGTCCGGGCCGCCACGCCTTACCCCGTGGCGGCCCCCGGCGCAAGTCCCCGGAGCGTCCATGAGCTGGGATCCGATCCGATACGAGAACTGGTTCTCCACCGATCCCGGCGCGGTGGCGCTCGATTGCGAGCGGCGTCTGCTCGACTTCATGGTCGCGGGCTGGCCCAGGCGCGGCACCAAGCTGCTCGAGGTCGGCTGCGGCACGGGCCTGTTCCTCGAATCGCTCTGGCAGAAGGGCTTCGACGTGCGCGGGGTGGACCGCTCCCCGGAAATGGTCGAAGCGGCCCGAAACCGCATGGGCAAGCGTGCGGAAGTCGAGGTGGGCAACGGCGAGTGCCTGCCCTTCCGCGCCGGGGAATTCGATTTCGTGATGCTCTGGACCGTGCTCGAATTCTGCCGCGACCCCGCGGCCCTGCTGCGCGAGGCCTCGCGCGTGGCCGACCAGGGCGTGCTCGTGGGCTTTCTCAACCGCTGGTCCCTCTACTACCTCTCCCACGGCCGCGACAAGAACACCACCCTTGGGCGCGCGCACTGGTTCAGCTGGGGCGAGATGCGGCGCATGATCAGCGTCAACGTGGGCCGCAGCGCGGACCACGCCTTTTCCGTGCTGCCCGGGCCCGTGAAGACCTGGAAGAACAAGCAGCCCTACCGCCTCCTCAACTCGCGCTGCATTCCTCCCTGGTTCGGAGCCTTCACCGCGGCCCGCGTGGACTTCCGCGACCAGACCCCGCTCACCCCCATCGCCTCCTGGGTTCAGGGCACCCGCGCCTGAGCCCCGCCGCCCCACGGCCCGCAAAGGCCAATGCGAACGGCGGCTTCCGCCTCCACGGTCCGGCTTTCCCGGCGGCGGCCCGCTAGCGGTCCCTGCCGGCCTGCTCCGCGTTGCGCGCCCGCTTCTGGTTGAGCAGCTCCACGCCGAGGCTGAAGCACATGGCGAAGTAGATGTAGCCCTTGGGCACGTGCAGGCCCAGCCCTTCCGCCATGAGCGTGAAGCCCACGAGCAGCAGGAAGGCCAGGGCCAGGATCTTGAAGGAGGGCCGTTTCTCCACGAATTCCGCTATGGGTTTGGCCGCGTAGAGCATGACGATCACCGAGAGGATCACGGCGATCATCATGACGGGCAGATGCTCCACGAGGCCCACGGCCGTGATTACGGAATCCAGCGAAAAGATGATGTCCAGGAGCACGATCTGGAACAGGGCCGAGGAAAAGGTCGTGGCCCTGGGCGCGCCGCCGCCGGAAGCGCCTTCCACGGAATGGTGGATTTCATGCGTGGCCTTGACGATCAGGAAGAGCCCGCCCAGGAGCAGGATCAGGTCGCGGCCGGAAACGTCGCGGCCGAGGGCGGAGAAGAGCGGCATGGTCAGGGACATGACCCAGCTGATGGACGCCAGCAGCCCCAGGCGCATGAGCATGGCCAGGAGCAGGCCGATGCGCCGGGCCTTGTGCTGCTGCTCCCAGGGCAGCCGGGAAACCACCAGGGTCAGGAAGACGATGTTGTCGATGCCGAGAACCAGCTCCAGCGCGGTGAGCGTGAGCAGGCCGATCCAGGCGTTGGGGTCGAAAAGCCATTCGAACATGACGCGGCCCTTGTGCGGACGGGGTTCGGAACCATGAAGAAACCGCAGACGGTCCATGCGTCTGCCGTTTCCCAGGTCTTGCCGAGGCTCTTGGCCCGCGGACGCCAGGGGATGTCCCCGGGCTTGTTGGCGTCCGCTCCCCGGCGCGCGCCGGGGCAGGCTACTCCCCTGAGGGTCGTTGCGGGAGAAATAGCCTTACGTTCGCGGCGCGTCAACAGCCTCGGAAGGGAGCCTCGGCTCCGGGTCCGCTGCGCGGGCCTGGGGATCATCCGGCATGGGATTCTTCGGCTGGGGCCAGCCCGTGGCCACGGCCGCCAGGGAAATGCCCGCGAGCAGCATGCAGTACCAGTTGCCCCCGGCCACGGCCACGGGCGAGATGCCCGCGATGGATCCGGCCAGCAGCACCTGGGCCGCATAAGGGGTCAGCCCCTGGAAGACGCAGGAAAAAATGTCCAGCAGGCTGGCGCTTCGGCGCGGGTCCACCCCGGTGTCCGAGGCGATGCCCCTGGCCAGGTTGCCCGTCAGGATGATGGCCACGGTGTTGTTCGCGGTGCAGATGTCGGCGAAGGAGACGAGCGCGGCGATGCCGAATTCTCCGGAGCGGCGCTTGTTGCCCCTGCCCGCCTTGCGGGCCAGGCTGTTGACCCGCTCCAGCAGCCAGGCCAGGCCGCCGTTGAAGCGGATCAGCTCGCCGAGGCCGCCCACGAGCATGGAGAGCACGAGGATCTCGTGCATGGAAGCGAATCCGGAATAGATGTCCCCGGACAGCTTCAGCAGCGAATAGTCGGGCAGCACGGCCAGCCCCACGCCTCCGGCCAGGAGGATGCCGCAGGCGAGCACCGCGAAGACGTTCACCCCGGCCAGCGCGAGCGCGAGAATGACCAGATAGGGCGCCACGCGGATGAACTCCCAGCTCCCGGCATGGGCCACGGAGCCGGAAACGCCGACCGCGCCGAGCAGCAGCAGGGTGGCCAGGGCCGCGGGCGCGACGATCTTGAGGTTCATCTTGAACTTGTCGCTCATGGCGCAGCCCTGGGTGCGCGTCGCCGCGATGGTCGTGTCCGAGATCATGGAAAGGTTGTCCCCGAACATGGCCCCGCCCACGATGGTGCCCATGAGCAGCCCGCCGGAAATGCCGGTCTGCTGGGCGATGCCCGCGGCG
This window contains:
- a CDS encoding peroxiredoxin, translated to MNCEHDHFEDLLECARVGSQVKDFTVEVFDPVEGAFGEVTLSDIQSRGKWTVLVFYPADFTFVCPTELADLAEKHEALEKLGAEVLSVSTDTKFVHMAWKTSERLLEKVRFKMASDPAGELSRYFDVWDPDSGLALRGTFLIDPDGLLVSSEVNFYNVGRNADELLRKLAANVHVREHPEQACPARWTPGQKTLLPGEELVGKVYESLND
- a CDS encoding class I SAM-dependent methyltransferase — protein: MSWDPIRYENWFSTDPGAVALDCERRLLDFMVAGWPRRGTKLLEVGCGTGLFLESLWQKGFDVRGVDRSPEMVEAARNRMGKRAEVEVGNGECLPFRAGEFDFVMLWTVLEFCRDPAALLREASRVADQGVLVGFLNRWSLYYLSHGRDKNTTLGRAHWFSWGEMRRMISVNVGRSADHAFSVLPGPVKTWKNKQPYRLLNSRCIPPWFGAFTAARVDFRDQTPLTPIASWVQGTRA
- a CDS encoding Na+/H+ antiporter NhaC family protein produces the protein MNHEGSPSSAALTPLLLFLVLFVGTGAVLSAQGVEMAFYQLSAAVAILPGIALGLIQGRGGLNTKINVFLKGAGEISIVTMCMIYLLAGGFAAVAESIGGVDATVNLGLSYIPVRLVLPGLFAIAAFVATAMGTSMGTVAAIAPIAAGIAQQTGISGGLLMGTIVGGAMFGDNLSMISDTTIAATRTQGCAMSDKFKMNLKIVAPAALATLLLLGAVGVSGSVAHAGSWEFIRVAPYLVILALALAGVNVFAVLACGILLAGGVGLAVLPDYSLLKLSGDIYSGFASMHEILVLSMLVGGLGELIRFNGGLAWLLERVNSLARKAGRGNKRRSGEFGIAALVSFADICTANNTVAIILTGNLARGIASDTGVDPRRSASLLDIFSCVFQGLTPYAAQVLLAGSIAGISPVAVAGGNWYCMLLAGISLAAVATGWPQPKNPMPDDPQARAADPEPRLPSEAVDAPRT
- a CDS encoding insulinase family protein; this encodes MAKKHGFTLVADREIPEMSSRALLYEHDRTGGRVLSVVNSDENKVFGISFRTTPADSTGLPHILEHSVLCGSRKYPVREPFVELLKGSLQTFLNALTFPDKTCYPVASANLQDFYNLVDVYLDAVFFPRLTRNTLRQEGWHYEQEGPGMPLTYKGVVFNEMKGAYSSPDNILHEQSQNALHPDTAYGLDSGGNPEVIPELSFERFMAFHKAHYHPSNAFAFFWGDDDPEKRLAVLDEYFDKFERTQPGTMVRLQPAFEAPRTLVKPYPGGDGKAMVTVNFCLPETRDPELNLALHALEHVLVGLSSSPLRKALLDSELGEDMAGVGLEADIRQMYFSVGLKGVDPEDADKVEPLILRTLTDIVEQGAHPHDVEAAMNSEEFALRENNTGNYPRGLSAMFRALSTWLYDGDPVDLIAFEAPLLRLKERIASGEPVFENLIRAHLIDNPHRATLKLLPDPELSDKVRKREKERLETVRASMTEGEQARLREIAEQLREEQSKPDSPEALAAIPRLSLNDLPRRNQIIPIESYERDESRTLLHDLDTAGLLYLDLGFDLCRLPERLLPYVPLFGEALLEMGTETSDYVTLTKRIARKTGGIESMTYAAPALGTAEGCVSKLFLRCKATVERSEELFKILLEVLMLCRLDNKDRFRQMVLEAKAQAEHRLIPSGHMAVAARLRAGMHEAGLTNELMHGVTNLFYLRELADRVENDFESVHRDLEEMRRLLFSRNNLIINVTASEDDFASIMPGITSLTRALPDATNPRLERTPCSYPKLEALTLPAQVNYVGRGANLRDLGMQFTGAANAVSKFLRAGYLWEKVRVLGGAYGAFSMFDLVAGTLCFVSYRDPNLTKTLDAFDHIGAYLRDAALSHDDIEKSVIGAIGEMDSYMLPDAKGFTSMIRYLSGITDAWRQQVRGEILGTTSGDFRHFAEAARLVAEHGRAVVVGSPEAVQESGLEFISSKLL
- a CDS encoding TerC family protein, with protein sequence MDRLRFLHGSEPRPHKGRVMFEWLFDPNAWIGLLTLTALELVLGIDNIVFLTLVVSRLPWEQQHKARRIGLLLAMLMRLGLLASISWVMSLTMPLFSALGRDVSGRDLILLLGGLFLIVKATHEIHHSVEGASGGGAPRATTFSSALFQIVLLDIIFSLDSVITAVGLVEHLPVMMIAVILSVIVMLYAAKPIAEFVEKRPSFKILALAFLLLVGFTLMAEGLGLHVPKGYIYFAMCFSLGVELLNQKRARNAEQAGRDR